One Babylonia areolata isolate BAREFJ2019XMU chromosome 27, ASM4173473v1, whole genome shotgun sequence DNA window includes the following coding sequences:
- the LOC143301307 gene encoding uncharacterized protein LOC143301307, with protein sequence MARRRLSDQFVRWVVVTLGLMVPSVAGPGGSNQWDEFTDGTGCFRVSSETVESDDADCKAGYKLTWFDSVQQMEGLANVQPRATLFVGVERDSGQYVWIKTGDEVPVDLWSGGAVPFHNPDKECVVLLKSTRRLDLEDCSTVHYYVCRRDHHNCGNGFTTFSHTVPTTTVPPPETTTIPAAEVTTAPPPAVPQTTDDATTTIVTTQTSPDDVTAAEAPQTTPLQGSPSSAASQTAAAADSTTATASASAVVPQETTSSSPSAQPDASSAAQPATSSPTVAPTMIPMNPCSCNCRLQSRQANVSSQELSAMVDRIKSQLQVETSNLSASVRKKTSAPDERTSAKVTGSVGIGILVFIGVIPLALDLDRVIAAVSSWLGRRDDDGGVRREEEKEEEENSDVKREEDDDVIREEDDVDTPEERGR encoded by the exons GCTGGGTGGTGGTGACGCTGGGGCTGATGGTGCCATCAGTGGCCGGGCCCGGGGGTTCCAACCAGTGGGACGAGTTCACCGATGGTACCGGCTGTTTCCGCGTCTCCAGTGAAACGGTGGAAAGCGATGATGCTGATTGTAAAGCGGGGTACAAGTTAACGTGGTTCGACTCCGTTCAACAGATGGAGGGACTCGCGAACGTCCAGCCCAGGGCTACTTTGTTTGTGGGCGTGGAGAGAGATTCGG GTCAGTACGTTTGGATAAAGACCGGTGACGAGGTGCCGGTGGACTTGTGGAGCGGCGGCGCTGTGCCATTTCACAATCCCGACAAGGAGTGCGTGGTGCTGCTCAAGTCCACGCGCCGACTGGATCTTGAAGACTGCAGTACCGTGCACTATTACGTCTGTCGGAGAGACCACCATAATTGTGGGAATG GGTTCACGACGTTCAGCCacactgtacccaccacaactGTTCCGCCTCCGGAGACAACCACCATCCCCGCCGCCGAAGTCACCACCGCGCCGCCACCAGCAGTACCTCAAACCACAGatgacgccaccaccaccatagtgACGACACAGACCTCGCCTGACGACGTCACAGCGGCAGAGGCACCACAGACCACGCCCCTACAAGGTTCCCCCAGCTCGGCTGCCTCCCAGACCGCTGCCGCCGCCGACTCTACCACCGCGACCGCGTCCGCGTCAGCGGTGGTGCCCCAAGAAACgacgtcgtcgtcaccatcggcGCAGCCGGACGCGTCGTCGGCAGCACAGCCAGCCACGAGCTCTCCGACGGTGGCGCCCACGATGATCCCGATGAACCCGTGCTCGTGCAACTGCCGCCTGCAGAGCCGCCAGGCCAACGTCAGCAGCCAGGAGTTGTCGGCAATGGTCGACAGGATCAAGTCGCAGCTGCAGGTGGAGACCAGCAACCTGTCGGCCTCGGTGAGGAAGAAGACGAGCGCCCCGGACGAGCGGACCTCGGCCAAGGTGACGGGGTCCGTGGGCATCGGCATCCTGGTCTTCATCGGCGTCATCCCTCTGGCGCTGGACCTGGACCGCGTCATCGCCGCCGTGTCGTCATGGCTGGGGAGGAGAGACGACGATGGTGGCGTCAggcgggaggaggagaaagaggaggaggagaacagtgACGTCAAGCGAGAGGAGGACGATGACGTCATCAGAGAGGAGGATGACGTAGATACGCCAGAGGAACGAGGACGATGA